The genome window TATCTTGTGACACAACAGTAGTGGCAGCTTCTGAGATCTGCAGGTCTTCTGCTTTGATcatgttttccccttcttcctccctaTTACTACTTTTTTCTGGTCTCTTTATAGGTATAGATAAATCCTCTAGATGTTCTACTATGACCTGTTGAAATCAAGAAACATTTTGCATTAGACAACAAGACTGTTTCCTTACCCTTGTACTCactaaaaaaaattgcaacatGTAGAATAACATTAAATGGACACTCATTCCTGAAAAACACTAAAATTACTGTGCTGGAAAACACATAAGACAATTACAAATCAGTGTCTGCAAGAAAAGATGCAGTACCAAATTGCCTAAATCCAATACACagaataattacaaaaaaaatccctgtttctGCTCCTCCAGAGTAGACAAGCCCTCAGTTTACACATGCAACGTACACTACTCAAATTGATTTAAGTTTTTTGTGGGCAAACTTATTTGGATTCACACAAAAATTACCTTTGCCTCTATCCTTTCTGTATCAGCAATACTTCTTTCTGTTAATCTcattaaaaattactaaaaatgcCCTCTGTGATACATACAGGATTATACAGGAGCCTCAAActagtttaaaacaaaattcacaTTGTTTGCAGTACTATTAGTATTAGGGCTATTCTCTCTTAAAACTTCTTACAGGTCTGCAGTTCCATTCATTCCAGTAGGGGGCTGTGGCAAACAGTGTTACTGGAGAGGAAACCAAGTACATTTTACATATTTCTCCACAGcattgcaaaacaaaagcaaatgaaaagcaTTGAGGTCAGGGGCTAATCTTCCATATATACACAAAGACATTCtggtaataaaaaataaaatacctcaGGATGTTGTGGAATAATGGAATCTTGATGGTTGGTGGGCTTTTTGCCATCTTTTTCGATTTCTAATTCTTTTACTAGTAATAGCACTTCTTCTTCATTGGAAGAATTAATGTGACTATTAATAACTGTTGTTTCCTCCTCACCATTCTCAGTATCCATTTCTAATGGAGGGACAGCTAGCTTATTCCTTGAGTCTGGCTCTGGAGCACCTTCTTCATAGTTCTGTTCTGGTAAGCTCTTCTCATGTAAAACATCCATTACTGTTTCAGAAGAAGCTTTCTCATTTCCAGCAGCATAACCTTCAACACAAGGCTCAAGGAAAGCATCCAAAACTGCTGATATGGGAACATTATAATGTGGATAATAAAAGAGATCATGGGGTATTACAGATACTTTTGAAGAACTGGGTAGCACTTCAACTGAAGACTCAATTTCATCACAGCTGTCCACATCCTCTGGATTTTTAAGTACATCTGAGAGAGAGTCATCAGATGTTTCATGCTCTGTAGATAGTTCTTGACTTTTGAGATTAGAAACATTCAGTGAACAATGGTTAGTTTCTATTGTCTCAAAGACACGTGATTGCTCTGCATGTCCATTTTGTGgaattttcagcatttcctcATTTAGAAGATGAAGAACATACTTATGCGTATCTTCTTGTTTTGAGGTATCTTCTGGTAAAAGAATTGAAGTTTGGGGTTTGCTCTCTTCTACTTTATTTATAGATTCATCTGTAAGTATACCTGAAGTCCAGGATAATGGACTCAAAGAAGAAGTATTGGCTGAAAGGCTCTTAGTTTCATTGTCATATTCAGTAGAGGTTTCTTTAGTTAATTCTTCAGAGTAGTCTTCAAAAGAGTCAACAGAATTTTTCTGATCTGTCAGAACAGCTGGAGAAAGGTCATCATTCTGTATCAGTGGATGATCACACACGCCGTCTTCACCTGGCATGAATTTATCACTTAAAACCTCCCAAGAGGAACTGGATTCAAAACTGACAGATCCTTTAATTTTCAGCGAGGTAGGCCTCTGAGGCTCCTCTTCAGATGTTTCCTGTGCATCACCTAACACTTTACTCAATTTCCCATTACACTGTTCAGGAATAGTTTCTGATGGGATTCCCTCAGGTGTGTCATGAATATGAACctttggaggaggaggatgtcTCCTTTCATGATTAACAGTATACAGGTTTTCCTCACTTTCACTCAAAATCaagattttgctttccttttctgaaggtGTGTCTTTGATGCGGACATACGTGGACTCAATTGGAAGCTCCTTCTCAGGATCTGTAAAGTCTTCCTGCAAGTAGTGGTACACCATTAAAAGACAAATCATAACCATTTTACTTTTCCCCAAACACTACAGGAAAAATAACTACCATCACCTTATGAATGGCCAATTAATGACTCACTTATTTTGAAACTAGAGAAACCAATTTGGCAAGTCAAGTGAGTTGAACAAAGCTCAATGCCAAGAAACCACCTGTATAGGAATATCAGAATGTAGACAAGCCCAGTCCTCAGTTGTTGATGTATTCATCTCTCCCTGCTGCACCTGTGGAGACAACTGACTTGGCTTTTTAGCATAATCCCAAACCCtgggaataaaataaatctaacaAGCCCAGTAAGTCCActgtgaaatatatttatatactaGAACATTCCATTCCAACagattgtatttaaaataaaaccacaggaaACCAGTAagctttttctttgtct of Phaenicophaeus curvirostris isolate KB17595 chromosome 5, BPBGC_Pcur_1.0, whole genome shotgun sequence contains these proteins:
- the CLMN gene encoding calmin yields the protein MAGPEWDWFQREELIGHISDIRVQNLQVERENVQKRTFTRWINLHLGKHKPPLKVKDLFIDIQDGKILMALLEVLSGQKLMHEYKSSTHRIFRLNNIAKALKFLEDSNVKLVSIDAAEIADGNSSLVLGLIWNIILFFQIKELTGNLNRNSSSSSLSSGPSGPESDTSHPSTPSVERNMSVTVKDQRKAIRALLIWVQRKTRKYGVAVQDFASSWRSGLAFLAVIKAIDSTLVDMKQALEKSARENLEDAFSIAQNKLGVPRLLEPEDIMVESPDEQSIVTYVAQFLEHFPELEGEDFTDPEKELPIESTYVRIKDTPSEKESKILILSESEENLYTVNHERRHPPPPKVHIHDTPEGIPSETIPEQCNGKLSKVLGDAQETSEEEPQRPTSLKIKGSVSFESSSSWEVLSDKFMPGEDGVCDHPLIQNDDLSPAVLTDQKNSVDSFEDYSEELTKETSTEYDNETKSLSANTSSLSPLSWTSGILTDESINKVEESKPQTSILLPEDTSKQEDTHKYVLHLLNEEMLKIPQNGHAEQSRVFETIETNHCSLNVSNLKSQELSTEHETSDDSLSDVLKNPEDVDSCDEIESSVEVLPSSSKVSVIPHDLFYYPHYNVPISAVLDAFLEPCVEGYAAGNEKASSETVMDVLHEKSLPEQNYEEGAPEPDSRNKLAVPPLEMDTENGEEETTVINSHINSSNEEEVLLLVKELEIEKDGKKPTNHQDSIIPQHPEVIVEHLEDLSIPIKRPEKSSNREEEGENMIKAEDLQISEAATTVVSQDKLEEGENMIKAGDLQISEAATTAVSQDKLEEGENMIKAGDLQISEVATTAVSQDKLEEIADYREFTRISDSDSSICLRKRAPNTSEEETYGIYEQKMTDVGENPLIIRNKKDSEASETSAPTHEITAVEQPELFYFIIFFWVLVYCLLLLPQLLSNKA